The nucleotide window GGGCGGCGCAAGGTAAAAAAACAGGAATATACCGAGCACAAGAATTACAACAATTGAGATAACAGCGCTTATAACAGCGGCACGGCCGAGGCCAAAGACCTCTGCAAACATAGACTGGAATTTAACAGAAATAGGGGCGCGTTTTGAATTATCAGTTTTTTTTCTCAACCACATCGCTTTCATTCATTTTCCTGCTATTTTATTTATTTTACAAGCAAAAATTCGGGCACCACAGGGACGTCCAGAGCAGTTGCGCTGCTTATGACAGGTAAGTTAAACCTGTGGGAATTGCTCCCTTCACCACTTCTTAACACCATAATTACATCTTCTTCAGAAAAATAAAATCTACTGGACTATAGGATTAGGAGACTCAACAACATTTATTATTCCAAAGGTATTTTCATACTTTTCAAGATTCTCCTGAAGCGCCTGCATGATACGTTTCATGTGACCCGGTGTAACTACGATTCGTGAAACAAGATGCGCACCATTTGGCGACTGCAGAAACCAATCTATAATAAACTCTTCAGGTCCGTGGGCAACTGCCATAGAATTACTGTAGCGGCCCCTTGACATCTCATCCGCTGTATTAATCTGCATTTGTGGTTGATCCGGCATTTATCCTCCTATTGAATATTAATTTTTCCAGTTTTTTCTTTGGACGGTCAGCAGCATGATTGAAAGCACATCATCTGCACTCTGCTGCACTTTGGCCCTCCAACATAACTATCTTTCTATTCTTATATCATGTCTATATAATGTCAATAAAATTCAGTATTACTGGAATTATGAATTCTTCCTTTCCCCGCCGAACAGCTCTACTATTTTCTTTACTAAAGCCGGCAATGACGGGTCCCTTGCTCCCATGACAAGAATGCAATCACCTGATTTAACACCGGCTTTAAGTCCGGTCAGCAGCTCATCGCGGCTGCTCACTGCCTGCGCATTGAACGATACTTTGCCAAGACCGTATATGATATCTTCTGAGGAAATATTTTTTTGGGCAGTACCCCCGGCATAATAAATGGGCAGGAGAAAGAGTGAGTCGTTCTGCCGAAAAACATTTCGAAAGGTTGCAATGTATTCATCCTTTAGGAATCGAGTCGGACCGAATCCATGCGGCTGATATACGGCAATAATACGCTCTGAAAGTCCCCTTGCGGCACTCACAGCAGCCGCAATCTTTGCCGGATTGTGGGCAAAATCATCGACTACATGCACGCCCTGTTCTGTTCTGCTGACAGTAAAGCGTCGGGCCACACCCTCGAAATCTCTTACTGCATCGGCAAGGACCGGCCCCTGGCAGCCTAAATACTCGCAGACACAAAGAGCCGCTCGCAGATTTTCAAGGTTGTGGTTTCCCGGAAGGGGCAAATGATATTCAATGTCTTTTCGAAAAAGCTTGACTGAGATCGGCAGGAGTTCTTCATGATCAGGCCGCCACAAGGCCGGACTGCTACGGCCAAATCTAATTGTTGCCGGAAGAGAAGCAAGAATCGGATCGTCTGAATTGGAAACAGTCCGGGTAGATTTTGAAACAAGCGTTTCAAAAAGCTCTTTTATTTCATCAACACTCTTGTGATCCTTGGAAATATTAAGAATAACAGCGACCTCCGGAGAATATTTGGTCAGCGTTCCATCGCTCTCATCTGCCTCTACTACCAGGAGATCGGAACCGCCGCTCCAGGCATTGCCTATGAGTCCCTGTTTTTCAAGCCTGCGCAAAGGAGCGCCGCTTATGAGAGATGGCGATTTCCCGCATGCTGTCAGGAATTCAAATATCATTGCCGTTACCGTTGATTTACCGCTTGTGCCGGCCACTGCAATCGTCTTTTTCGACGCTATTATCGCGGCAAGCAGATCGGAGCGATGTGCTATGTGAAGACCAAAGGCACGTGCAGCAGTGATATCGGGGTTAGATTCTTCAATGGCCGTTGAGATGCAGATGATATCAATATCCGCACTGACACCTGAACCGTCCTGATTGACGATAGTACACCCAAGCCCTTCAAGCGCTTGACAGATGGCTGCAGTATCCTCGCTGGCAAGCAGGCGATCGGAACCTGAGACAGTTATTCCCTGAAAGCGCAGATATTGTGCAAGGGCGCTCATGCCTGTACCGAAAATGCCGATAAAATGGACACTCCGGCACTGTCTTTTGTCAATAATTATTGGCGGAGCATCGATGTAAACAACTGTGCCTTCCCTGACAATATCAAACAGACGGATGATGTCCTGATTGCGTAAAGCGAGGCATCCGTGCGACAAAGGGCTGCCTACCAGATCCTCCCGGTTGGTGCCGTGGATATAGATACAGCGCTCATAGGAATTCACCCCGCTGCCCTTGTTTATCCCCTCCTCCAGACCTTCCAGCCGGAGAATTCGGGTCAGTATCAGATTGTCTTCCATGGAACTCAGATCCCAATCAACCCCGGTGTCTTTACGTTCTTTAAAAATGCGGCCCGAAGGAGCATTGGCTCCGATTTTCTCAGTAATCCGATGGACGCCGATGGGTGTCCTGAAAGAGTCCTCCCGAATACCATTACCAAAACGTGAGGTAGATGAGTCGAAATGCTCGATGATTCTATCCTTTTCGCAGACAAAGAGCTTTTGCGCCTCAATTGACTGGACGAGAAAAGGCTCTTCCGGGCTGGCCAGTAAGTTCTGTAATTTTTTATAAATACGATTTAATTGAGTGCTTTCCATTCGTTATCTTTTCAAAACCAGGGCATTCTTTTGCATGGAAGAAAAACAAAATACAGATACCATGCCTGAAAAGCTCCCGGGTGACCGGGAGAATCAATGCAAGAAGCCTGCCGTTCTTGTCATCTGCAGAAATCTGTCCTATTCATTACCACCAATACTTCCTATATTTCAAGAAGATTCAAGCCCGGAGTATCCTGTTTCCGGATTTTTTACCAAATATGACAGCTTCGGAGATTTTTAAACAGGATTTATGGAAAATATTAGCTTGAACAAGAAACTGTTCATGTCTATAATGAGTATATTGTGCAGCTATGGACAGCTTATTATGTGGACAGTTTATTAAGGGAATATTTATTTAAAAATATTGGAATATTTCCTCCAATGAACCTCCCCGAAGCAGAGCTTCGAGGAATCAGAAGAATGGGGAACATGATTATTCCCCCTCACCCTGCCCTCTCCCTCAAGGGGCGAGGGAATGTGGTCACCCCGAAGCAGAGCTTCGAGGCAATGTGGTCACCCCGAAGTAAGGCTTCGGGGCATCAATTGATTGAAAATGAATGGTTGCATAAAAGAACTGCAATTTTGTCCGAAAAGGAGCAGCTATGACTATTGGTATAGTAAGAGATGATATTTACCTGGAACATATCACGGATTCATACCATCCTGAGAACCCTGACAGACTGAAAAACATATACTCAATGCTCGATGCCATAGATGACAGCGGTATTGAATATATTTCTCCAAGGATGGCCACGCATGAGGAAATAGCCCTTAACCATGATATGTATTACATTGAATCCATCGCTTCTACAAAAGGCAGGGAGAAAAGGCTTGACCCGGATACAGTAGTATCGCCAAAGTCCTACGAAGCATCATGCATGGCTGTGGGCGGTATGCTGGAGCTTGCGGATAAGATTGTCGCCAATGAAATCAACTCGGGTTTTGCCCTTGTCAGACCGCCTGGACATCATGCTGAACGGAACAGAGCCATGGGGTTCTGTATATTCAACAATGTGGCTGTTTGTGCAAGATATCTTGAAAAAAAGTACAAGTTAAACAGGATTCTTATAGTTGATTTTGATATCCATCATGGAAACGGAACGCAGCACAGTTTTTACCATGATTCTAAAATACTATATTTTTCGACCCATGAATATCCGTACTATCCGGGAACAGGCTGGTATGAAGAAGTGGGTGAGAATGAAGGAAAAGGATATACAGTCAATGTACCTCTTTCGCAAGGCATGGGAGATCCCGATTACTCATATGTCTTTAAAGAAGTCCTGCTGCCGATAGCCGATCTGTTCAAACCTGAAATAGTTCTTGTTTCAGCAGGTTTTGATACACACTACAATGACCCGCTGGGCAGCATGAAAGTTACTGAAGACGGTTTTGCCGAAATGACGGGCATCCTTCTCGATATTGCAAACAGGCATTGTAACGGTAAGATTCTTTTTGCCCTGGAAGGAGGATACGACCTGAAGGGACTTACCGACGCAGTGAGGTCTGTCATACTGGAAATGAAGGGCACTTCAGCATCTGCTTCCAAGGGCAAAAAAGGGAACCCTTCAAACGAAGTTATTTATGTTGTTGAAATGGTAAAGAAAACTCTACGCCCCTACTGGCCTGGATTATAATTATCAAAAGGGTATCCCGGGGCTTGGTCCGGGTACCCTTTTGATGCTATCTTTGAACCTGAATTCTTATAAGGATTGTGAATTTTGGAATTTCAAATCCAAAATCCAAAACAAATTTATTCTTTCCAGATCATCTCTTTAAGCTCTTTGCCTACTTTAAAGTAGGGGAGCTTTTTGGGTTTAACATCTACCAATTGTCCTGTTTTAGGGTTTCTCCCTTTATACGCCTTGTATTGTCTGATGGTAAAACTTCCAAAACCCCTGATTTCCACCCGTTCGCCCTTCACAATGGCCTGTTTTATAGTGTCCACTATTGTGTCAACTGCAACTTTAGCCACCTTCTGGTTTAATTTCAGATCTTCTGCAACTTTGTTGATTATATCAATTTTGTTCATTTAATAACCTCCTATATATTTTCTGTCACATATTTAAATGCATTGTTAAATATTTTTAAACCGTTTTCCTGGTTTATCACATTTTCCCTTGTCCACCTCGGATGCTGAATATAATAGATATAAGCTTCAGGATGGGGCATAAGACCAAATATCCTTCCGCTGGGATCACACAAACCGGCTATAGCTTCAATTGATCCATTGGGATTATACGGATATTCTCCTGTTTCACAACCTTTCTCATCAACATACTGCATCACGATATGTCCGTTTTCTTTCAATAAGTTCAAAGTATTCGTACTTTCCGGTACAAGTTTCCCTTCGCCATGTCTTACAGGCAGATAAATATTATCCATGCCTCTTGTAAAAATACAACTGGAAAATTGATTAGTTTTTAAGCTTACCCATCGGTCTTCAAATCTCCCGGAGTCATTAAATGTGAGGGTAACGGCCTGTTTGCCGTAGTCACTGTATAAACCGGGCAGTAATCCTGTTTTAACAAGAAGTTGAAATCCGTTGCATATACCAAGGATAATTTTACCATCCTTAACAAATTTCACAAGCTCGTCAATAAATCTATCTTCTGAATCCTTTATCTTCTGATATTTCCATTTTACCGCCTGTGCCTTTGCAGACCCGAGATCATCGCCGTCGAGAAATCCACCGGGAAGATGAATAAACATATAGTTATGTATTTCGAGGGCCTTTTCTCTCAGCATATTAATATGCATAAGCTCAGGCTCAAAACCGGCAAGTTTGTGCGCATAAGCAGTTTCATATTCACAGTTAATGCCGTTTCCAAAAAGTATAAGGCTTTTTGGCCTTTTCTTTTTCATATCCTTAATCATCCCTTAACATCTTTCAAACCACTTGATCTGTCTAAATCAATAAACAGTTTTTTATATCATATAACTATGTAACCCGGATAAAATAAAATTTACACCAAAATATGTAAAGATTACACATAAAAAACCAAGTATTGAGAAAAAAGCCATTCTTTTTCCTTTTAAACCCTTCACAAGCCTTGCATGGAGAAAGAGAGCATATACTATCCAGGTAATAAGCGACCATGTTTCTTTAGAGTCCCAGCTCCAGTAAGACCCCCATGCATAGTGCGCCCATACGGCGCCGGTAAGTATTCCTGTGCTGAGCATGGAAAATCCTATGACAACACTGCTGTAGTTTATATTCTCCAGAGTTTCTCTTGGCGGCAGGGTATCTTTACGTTTAAAAAGATACAACAGGCTTGATATAAATGATATGACAAAAGCGGCGTATGCAATAAAACAGGTAAAAACATGTATATGCAGCCAGTTGCTCTGGAGTGCAGGGATAAGAGGCTGGATCGTTTTTTCAACAGATTTGGAAAGAGAGGCATAACCCATAAATAAAAGGGCAATAAGGGATGCCGGCATGGTAATAGCCGGATAAGACAGCTTTTTTTTCATTGCAACAAGTACAAAACATATACACCATGCATAAAAAATCAGGGATTCGTAAAAGTTTGACAAAGGTGCATGCCCTATTCCAAGATTGTATGACTCTGCCCATCTGAACACCAACCCCGCTGTATGCAGCCCGAGCGTTACATAGAAAGCTGCCCATATTACAGAGATGACCTTTTGTTTGTGCGTTGCAAAATAAAGCACATGGAGAAAAAAGATAAAAAGGTACATAAAAGTTGCAAAACCGAGAATTTTATGGCTCATTGGCTGAAAACTCTTTTTTTAATTTTTCAAACTCTTCCCTGAAAGCTTCCTGATTCCTGAACGCATGCCCGGCAACAATTATACCATCAGATGTTTTTCTGATATAAACTTTTCTGTAGTATATGAAAAAATTTATATATAACCCGAAAAGTATAGATGCAAAACCCGTCCACACAACCCATATGCCGGGATCACTGGATACCTCAAGGCCGGTATATAAATCTTCTTTAATATCTTCAAGCCTTATGTTCACACCCTGGATATCCCTCTCTTTCATTCTCTCTACATTTTTTAAAAACCAGACGGTTTTAGTTTCTTCCTGATCCAGATATGCCACCAGCACTCCGGGACCAAAATCATGGACTGCATTTTCAAACCGTACAACCATCAGAATGAGACCGTCTTTTTCATAGGTATCTCTTTCTTTCAGCGCTACCTCCTCGCCGTCAATGTTGAATATAAAATAAGGGACAGCACCATAACTTGACTGATACACATAAATGCCTTTATAGTTCAGGGGGTCATTCACCCTTATATCCTTTTCTGTAATTACTTTGTTGTTTTCAATAACCTCGAGACTGCTTACATAATCTTTCGGCTGACCGCCCGGATAAAAACTCACCCTGAAGTCCTTGCACCTGATGGCAAATCCAGGGTACACCTCTTTTTTGCTGCCACGTACGGTTATTGTACTTTTTGTTTCTCCTTTATTCAAAACAACGAACCCTTTATACCCAAAGACAAGTCCGATTAGACTGCCTGCAAGTATGATAAGTATGCTTAAATGAATTATAAGGGCACCATAGCGGGCAGCAATGCCTTTTTCGAGTACCGCTCCATTTTCTTCTTCATGAATAATCTTATAATGCTTTTTCAATAAGTTTATTCCGTGACCCGCAGATGTTGCTTTTACAGAAAAGTGCATTGGCATAGTTGATAAAACCTGTTCACCAGGCAGGTTTATGGGGTTTTTTTGTGTTTTTTGAAAATGTTTATACCTTCCGAACGTACAGAGACCGAGGTTAACGGCAAAAAGCGCAATAGCTGCGAGAAACCAGGGGCTATGGTACACATCGTCAAGACTAAAGAAACGTATGATTCTGTATGTACTTTCCGAGTAGACGGAAGGATACTCCTCAATATCCGCTTTCTGCTTTATTACAGTCCCGAAGATGGAAGTTATCGCAATAAAGGCAAGTAAAAATATAGTCAGCTTCGGCGATGTTAGTAGTTTATAGATATTATTGCCCCGCTGGTTCGTACCCGGAAGCTTGCTTCGAGATAATTTCATTTTATTATTTCACATCCAATACTACTACGTACACTTGCAGCAGAGTGATTCATTTTCTATGACACTCAATACACTGTACCGGGGCTTTAATGCCCTTTGTTAAGCTTTCCTTGTGGCAGGTTATGCACATTTTATGAAAAACCATTTTTGCCGCAGGCGCATTATTTCCTGTAACTTTTACGGAATGGCATTTGAGACACCCCTGAGGTTCTTTCGGGTTGTCGTCTTTATGATGGCAGACAGCACAGTCGATCTTCGATTTTTCAGTATGCGTTTTATGCGAGAATGTAACCGGAGGCAACTTCCCGCCCTCAACTCCAATCGTAAGGGGCTCAGCAGGGGCCTTTGTCTGTGCGAATGAAAGGCCGGATGGGCATAAAAGGAAGGCAGATATGATAAAAATATTTGTACAAACGATATATTTGCCTCTCATGGTCACCTCGTAAAATTCTACAGCATCTTACCCGAACCCCGGCTTTTTTCTTGTCAGGTTAGATATATCGCAAAAATGATTTTTGCCTTACCATATGTTCAACAGGATTAAATTATCCCGGAAAACTGACATCTCAAGGTCTTGAAACTCCACATAATATCCTGTTAAACACAATTAAGTCAATGGTTTTCAGCAAACATGGATATGTTTAAATCTTTCTTTTTATAAAAGCATAGCATCCGGACAAATGTGATTATAAAGAATGAAAAAGCTATGATTGCCGGGATCAGGATTCAATATTGCCATAAATTGCTTTAAGAGAAATATTTTGAGAATATTAACAATAAGTAATATAATCAGAAAAAATACTTTTAGGAGAAATCTTTGTGATACAAAAAATGATTGCCATCGTAGATGATGAACCGGATATAGTGGAGCTTGTTTCGCTGCATCTCAAAAATGCAGGTTTCAGAACAAAAGAATTTATTGACGTTGAGAGCTTCTATAAGTTTCTTGGAGCTGAAACCCCTGATCTTATCATACTGGATCTGATGCTGCCTGATACGGATGGATTTGAAGTGTGCAAATTGCTTAAGAGAAATGACCGATATGCTTCTATTCCTGTTATTATGCTTACGGCAAAGACGGAGGAGACCGAGAAGGTCCTCGGTCTTGAACTTGGCGCTGATGATTATGTAACAAAACCTTTTTCACCAAGAGAACTTGTGGCACGGATAAAGGCAGTATTAAGAAGAAACAAACCGAAAGAAGAAACAAAAATAATCAGTATAGGCGATATTTTAAACATAGATTTGGAAAGATATGAAGTTGAAGTTGAAGGTAAAAAAATAGAATTAACAACAACTGAATTCAAGATCTTACAGCTTCTTGCTTTAAAAAAGGGGAGAATTCAGAGTAGAGAACAGATTCTGGACCATCTCTGGGGCCAGGAAAAGACCGTCATAGACAGAACCATAGATGTGCATATAAGGCATCTCAGGGAGAAACTGGAAAATGCGGCAATATTTATTAAAAACATAAGAGGTCTCGGGTACAGGATAGAAGAATGAAAAAATCGATATTCTTAAAGATATTCGGTTGTTTTTTATTGATAACCCTTATTATGTCCGGGCTTATTCTGGCTTTTTCTTTTACGGCAGTAAAAGATTATTATATAGAATCAACTGCAAACCATTTAAAAAATCTCGGGATTGCTCTGGAAGAACAGATTAAACCCTTTTTAGAGAAAAACGATATTAGAGAGTTGAATGCCCTTGCCAGAAAATTGGGGGGCAAAATTCACACAAGAGTTACCATTGTCGCTCCAAACGGCACAGTCCTCGCCGATTCAGAAGAAAATCCGGAATTGATGGTAAATCATGGAACAAGACCAGAGATAGCCCAGGCTGTGGAAGGCAAGACAGGAAGGTTTCTGCGTGAAAGTGAAACATTAAAAAAACAGATGCTTTATATTGCCCTTCCTGTTAAAAAGAATGATAAAACAATAGGGGTTATAAGGTTAAGCCTGTTCCTGAAAGATATAAATGCAATAATCGACCATGCCAGAATGAGAATTCTGGAAATATCTTCATTAATAATTGCCTTATCCCTATTTATATCTTTCATGTTTGCAAGAAGTCTATCAAAACCCATTAAGGAATTAAGTGCTGTTTCACGAAGAATTGCCGATGAAGATTTCAGCGCCAGGGTATTTTTGAAAAGCAACGATGAGTTACGGGAGCTTGCAGACAGTTTTAACAGTATGGCAGCTCGAATTAAAGCACTCTTTGATGAGCTGACAAGACAGAAAGAAGAGCTGGACAGCGTTATATCGTCCCTTCAGGAAGGCATCCTTGTTTTAAACAGAGAAGAAGAAATCGTACTGAGCAACAACAGTTTCAGAAAGATTATCGGGAGCGACCTTGCTGAAGGAAGGCTGTACTGGGAATGTTTCAGAGCCCCTCAGTTTGATGAACTCATAAAAAAGACAAAAGACACAAAAACCAATATCTCTGAAGAGATTTCCTTTAACAATAAAACTTTCTTGTGCAGCGCAACCTTCCTTGGCGCAAAGGAAGAAATAGCAGTCATCTTTCATGATATTACCAGCATAAGGGATTTGGAAAAGATTAAAACAGACTTTGTTTCCAATATCTCCCATGAGCTTCGCACCCCCCTGACCGCCATAAAAGGTTTCGTGGAAACGCTGCAGGATAAGGTTGTTTCTGAAGAAAACCGGCATTATCTGGATATTGTTCGCCGAAATACGGATAGACTGATCAATATAATCAATGACCTGCTGTTCCTGTCCGAACTGGAAGAAAAAAGCATGGAGCTTGTGCCCGCAGAGGTAGACCTGAAGGTTCTTCTTGAAAGCATAACAAGGATTTTTGAACAAAAATTAAAAGAAAAATCCCTGTCCTTACACATGGATATCAGCGCCAACCTACCGCTTATAAAAGCCGATCCCTTCAAGCTGGAACAAATGTTTATAAACCTGATAGACAATGCGATTAAGTATACGGAAAAGGGAAGTATAAAAATATCTCTAAAAGAAAAAGAGGGCAAGATCGAAATCGTCATAGAGGACACAGGAATAGGTATTACAAATGAACATTTATCAAGAATATTTGAGCGGTTTTATGTTGTTGACAAATCCCGTTCCAAGAAACTCGGCGGAACAGGCCTTGGGCTTTCCATTGTAAAGCATGTTGTTATGCTTCATAACGGATTTATAGATGTAAAAAGCACCCATGGCAGCGGCACAAAATTCATCATTGAACTGCCGTTATGAAATTGCTGTTAAACTTCTTTAATTTCGTTACCATATGATTCAGTTTTAACCGAATATCAATACTTTAATCCAAACAAGTTAACCAAAAAATAATAATTCTTTAATATCAAATTAACAAAGCACCGTTACAATTCTACTACAATATTAAACAATATTATAAAGGAGAAAAGAGATGAAAAAATGGTTTTATGCTTTGACAGGTTTATTTATTGCAATCTTCTGCACACAATCAGCATATGGAGCAAGCAGTGAGATGGAAGTTTTGTTGAAGATACTTGAAAAGAAGGGGATCATAACCTATTCAGAGGCTGAAACTATTGCAAAAGAAACTAAGGAGATTGCCGCTAAAGAAGAAGCAAAGGCCAAAGAGACATTGGCAAAGACAGATGAAGCAAAGAAGGTATTGGAAATACCGGATTGGCTAAAGAATACGAAATTTAAGGGTGACCTCAGGCTGCGCGGGGAGCTTTCTGACAAGGCCGAGACATCGTCCGGTACGAGAGAAAGGGAACGGTATAGATTGAGACTGGGCGCTGAGACGGTAATAACCGACCAGGTTACGGTAGGCGTTGGTCTTGGCAGTGGAGAATATGCCAGTACTTTAGCAGGCGCAAACGGCAATGCGCGCTCACAAAATCAGACAATGAGCGATGCCTTTACCAGGAAACCCATCTGGATAGACTATGCATACGCCAGGTACCAACCAGCAAAGTGGTTTTCCATCATAGGCGGTAAGTTCAATAACCCTGTATGGCAGCCCTCCGACTTTCTTCTAACCAATGACATAA belongs to Pseudomonadota bacterium and includes:
- a CDS encoding Mur ligase family protein gives rise to the protein MESTQLNRIYKKLQNLLASPEEPFLVQSIEAQKLFVCEKDRIIEHFDSSTSRFGNGIREDSFRTPIGVHRITEKIGANAPSGRIFKERKDTGVDWDLSSMEDNLILTRILRLEGLEEGINKGSGVNSYERCIYIHGTNREDLVGSPLSHGCLALRNQDIIRLFDIVREGTVVYIDAPPIIIDKRQCRSVHFIGIFGTGMSALAQYLRFQGITVSGSDRLLASEDTAAICQALEGLGCTIVNQDGSGVSADIDIICISTAIEESNPDITAARAFGLHIAHRSDLLAAIIASKKTIAVAGTSGKSTVTAMIFEFLTACGKSPSLISGAPLRRLEKQGLIGNAWSGGSDLLVVEADESDGTLTKYSPEVAVILNISKDHKSVDEIKELFETLVSKSTRTVSNSDDPILASLPATIRFGRSSPALWRPDHEELLPISVKLFRKDIEYHLPLPGNHNLENLRAALCVCEYLGCQGPVLADAVRDFEGVARRFTVSRTEQGVHVVDDFAHNPAKIAAAVSAARGLSERIIAVYQPHGFGPTRFLKDEYIATFRNVFRQNDSLFLLPIYYAGGTAQKNISSEDIIYGLGKVSFNAQAVSSRDELLTGLKAGVKSGDCILVMGARDPSLPALVKKIVELFGGERKNS
- a CDS encoding histone deacetylase, whose amino-acid sequence is MTIGIVRDDIYLEHITDSYHPENPDRLKNIYSMLDAIDDSGIEYISPRMATHEEIALNHDMYYIESIASTKGREKRLDPDTVVSPKSYEASCMAVGGMLELADKIVANEINSGFALVRPPGHHAERNRAMGFCIFNNVAVCARYLEKKYKLNRILIVDFDIHHGNGTQHSFYHDSKILYFSTHEYPYYPGTGWYEEVGENEGKGYTVNVPLSQGMGDPDYSYVFKEVLLPIADLFKPEIVLVSAGFDTHYNDPLGSMKVTEDGFAEMTGILLDIANRHCNGKILFALEGGYDLKGLTDAVRSVILEMKGTSASASKGKKGNPSNEVIYVVEMVKKTLRPYWPGL
- a CDS encoding ATP-binding protein codes for the protein MKKSIFLKIFGCFLLITLIMSGLILAFSFTAVKDYYIESTANHLKNLGIALEEQIKPFLEKNDIRELNALARKLGGKIHTRVTIVAPNGTVLADSEENPELMVNHGTRPEIAQAVEGKTGRFLRESETLKKQMLYIALPVKKNDKTIGVIRLSLFLKDINAIIDHARMRILEISSLIIALSLFISFMFARSLSKPIKELSAVSRRIADEDFSARVFLKSNDELRELADSFNSMAARIKALFDELTRQKEELDSVISSLQEGILVLNREEEIVLSNNSFRKIIGSDLAEGRLYWECFRAPQFDELIKKTKDTKTNISEEISFNNKTFLCSATFLGAKEEIAVIFHDITSIRDLEKIKTDFVSNISHELRTPLTAIKGFVETLQDKVVSEENRHYLDIVRRNTDRLINIINDLLFLSELEEKSMELVPAEVDLKVLLESITRIFEQKLKEKSLSLHMDISANLPLIKADPFKLEQMFINLIDNAIKYTEKGSIKISLKEKEGKIEIVIEDTGIGITNEHLSRIFERFYVVDKSRSKKLGGTGLGLSIVKHVVMLHNGFIDVKSTHGSGTKFIIELPL
- a CDS encoding phosphoribosylformylglycinamidine synthase subunit PurQ, which translates into the protein MKKKRPKSLILFGNGINCEYETAYAHKLAGFEPELMHINMLREKALEIHNYMFIHLPGGFLDGDDLGSAKAQAVKWKYQKIKDSEDRFIDELVKFVKDGKIILGICNGFQLLVKTGLLPGLYSDYGKQAVTLTFNDSGRFEDRWVSLKTNQFSSCIFTRGMDNIYLPVRHGEGKLVPESTNTLNLLKENGHIVMQYVDEKGCETGEYPYNPNGSIEAIAGLCDPSGRIFGLMPHPEAYIYYIQHPRWTRENVINQENGLKIFNNAFKYVTENI
- a CDS encoding DUF3467 domain-containing protein produces the protein MPDQPQMQINTADEMSRGRYSNSMAVAHGPEEFIIDWFLQSPNGAHLVSRIVVTPGHMKRIMQALQENLEKYENTFGIINVVESPNPIVQ
- a CDS encoding cytochrome c3 family protein, translated to MRGKYIVCTNIFIISAFLLCPSGLSFAQTKAPAEPLTIGVEGGKLPPVTFSHKTHTEKSKIDCAVCHHKDDNPKEPQGCLKCHSVKVTGNNAPAAKMVFHKMCITCHKESLTKGIKAPVQCIECHRK
- a CDS encoding response regulator transcription factor encodes the protein MQKMIAIVDDEPDIVELVSLHLKNAGFRTKEFIDVESFYKFLGAETPDLIILDLMLPDTDGFEVCKLLKRNDRYASIPVIMLTAKTEETEKVLGLELGADDYVTKPFSPRELVARIKAVLRRNKPKEETKIISIGDILNIDLERYEVEVEGKKIELTTTEFKILQLLALKKGRIQSREQILDHLWGQEKTVIDRTIDVHIRHLREKLENAAIFIKNIRGLGYRIEE
- a CDS encoding cytochrome c biogenesis protein — translated: MSHKILGFATFMYLFIFFLHVLYFATHKQKVISVIWAAFYVTLGLHTAGLVFRWAESYNLGIGHAPLSNFYESLIFYAWCICFVLVAMKKKLSYPAITMPASLIALLFMGYASLSKSVEKTIQPLIPALQSNWLHIHVFTCFIAYAAFVISFISSLLYLFKRKDTLPPRETLENINYSSVVIGFSMLSTGILTGAVWAHYAWGSYWSWDSKETWSLITWIVYALFLHARLVKGLKGKRMAFFSILGFLCVIFTYFGVNFILSGLHSYMI
- a CDS encoding cytochrome c biogenesis protein ResB: MKLSRSKLPGTNQRGNNIYKLLTSPKLTIFLLAFIAITSIFGTVIKQKADIEEYPSVYSESTYRIIRFFSLDDVYHSPWFLAAIALFAVNLGLCTFGRYKHFQKTQKNPINLPGEQVLSTMPMHFSVKATSAGHGINLLKKHYKIIHEEENGAVLEKGIAARYGALIIHLSILIILAGSLIGLVFGYKGFVVLNKGETKSTITVRGSKKEVYPGFAIRCKDFRVSFYPGGQPKDYVSSLEVIENNKVITEKDIRVNDPLNYKGIYVYQSSYGAVPYFIFNIDGEEVALKERDTYEKDGLILMVVRFENAVHDFGPGVLVAYLDQEETKTVWFLKNVERMKERDIQGVNIRLEDIKEDLYTGLEVSSDPGIWVVWTGFASILFGLYINFFIYYRKVYIRKTSDGIIVAGHAFRNQEAFREEFEKLKKEFSANEP
- a CDS encoding integration host factor subunit beta yields the protein MNKIDIINKVAEDLKLNQKVAKVAVDTIVDTIKQAIVKGERVEIRGFGSFTIRQYKAYKGRNPKTGQLVDVKPKKLPYFKVGKELKEMIWKE